The sequence AAAAATTATTTATATAGCAATTGATAGGACTAATTGGAGTCGGATAAACTTATTAATGGTCAGCGTGATTTGGGATAAAAGAGCCATACCAATATATTTTAGTTTGCTGCCCAAATTAGGTAGTAGTAATCTCACGGAACAGCAGAAAATATTATCGCCAGTTATAGCAATATTGAAAGATTATAAAATCTGTGTGTTGGGGGATAGAGAATTTTGCTCGGTAAAACTAGCAAAGTACCTTCAGAGCAAGGATGTATATTTTTGTTTGCGATTGAAAAAGAATGAATTTGTAGAAATTAAACAAGATATGTTTATGGAGTTAAGCAGTTTAGGATTAACTCCTGGAGTATCTTTTTTTATCAAGGGAGTTAAGGTAACAAAGACTCAGGGTTTTATCAGTTTTAATGTGGCTGGTAAGTGGCAACGTAAAATTAACGGAGTAGCACCCAAAGAAGCATGGTTTATTTTAACAAATTTTGACACCCTAGAGTCAGCAATTGCTGCTTACAAAAAGCGATTTGATATTGAAGAAATGTTTAGAGATTTCAAAACAGGTGGCTATAACTTAGAAAACACTAATGTTCAAGGTGAACGTTTTATTTCTCTAGTTTTGTTGATAGCGATCGCTTACACCTCTGCAACAATTAATGGTCAACTTATTAAACGCAAAGGAATCCAAAAATATATAGCTCGGATTAAAGAAAGGAGTCGTTCTCAACGGAGACACAGTAGTTTTTATATCGGCTTATATGGTCAAACATGGGTACATTTCAAGGATAGCTGTATTGATTTAGTCACACAATTAATGAGAATTAATCGTAATAAGTGGAAGCATTATCAACAAGGTTTAAGAGCCATGAAGCTTATTGAATCTATATTGTAGCTTATTTCGTCTCCCCTTCAGGTAAATTGCAGTTCACTTAGTCGAGAAACTATTTCATCTCCAAAGGCTGCAAAAACGAAATTTGATACCTTTTTTCGAGTATTTAAGTGTGAATTATCCCCTTGTTCCAATTCGTCTTGACGAGAAGCGGATATGCTCCAGGTAGCTGCGGCGGCTGATAGTTTTTGGTCTTCTGGGATGGAGATGTAGAAATTTTCAGCCAATAAATAAGCCTCTTGAAACAGCAGTTTGGTTTGGCTTTCCTTAAGTTCAGGCTTGAGTTCGACTAATGTGGCTCTCTCAGTTATCATTCCAGACTTCAATTTGTAGTCAATTATAGATTGCTGACTGACTGTTCCTAATTTGCGAAATTTGGGTTCTCCATTCTCCATCTCCCCATTAATTTGTGCTACTGCTAGCAGTGTATGAGGACGTTCTGGAGAGCGGTATTTCTCTGGTATTTCTTCTAGGCGAATGTTGAGTATTGAACTGTTCCAAATTTCAGGATGTCCGTAGCGAGTCAGGTTAGTGATTTCAATTTGTGCGCCACTGCTAGTCTGTACAAGCGCGTAAGGTCCTTGCTCTGTCTCTCGGCGCTTATTTAGTCTTGTGGCTTCATTGAATTTATCATCAAACTTTTGTTTCGCTAATATAGCTTGATATTTTTGTTGTGGAGTGAATTCTACACCTTTAAATAAATCTTGAAATTGAACAATAGGACGTGATTCTAGTTGAGATTCTTGGAAGTATTTGTTGGTTTGGTTGATCAGCAGTTCTACCGGAGAGTAGCCAGTAGTAGTGACACCTTCACTGAGATAGACGGAGGATAATTTTTTGTCTTTAATATAATTAACATCTCGATATAGATAGCGCTTATTTTCAGCAATAATCTGCATATCTGGTTTCTTCGCACTTTTGAATAAATCAACTGCAATTTGATTTTGAAAGCAAGCCTCCTCAATCATTTGGCGATACATAATGCGGTTAATTTCCATCGCCTTTTCTATCACTTCATAATCTCTGTTTTGAACTGATTCCAGTTCCAGAAATTCCTGTATCTGTTCTCTATATTTTTCTCTAATAGGCTGAGGATTTTTTTGATTATTTTCTAGGGCGACTAATTTTTTATAGTGATTAGCGGGACTTAAACAAAAATTAAGCCCAAATAAAGCCGAAACTGGCTTTATGAGAGGCAAATACGTCACGATTAATGGTTAGCCATTCAAAAAAACGGAAAGAAATCGCTGTTCTAAACGCTTCTAAAGCATCAGTAAAAGTGTTCAAAGGTTTAGTTGCCCACCTACGTCTCAAACCCCCAGTCAGCTGATGCCAAAGAATAAAAGTATAGGCACAAAAAACCAGGATAAAATGTCGTATGAGACTAGTTTTATCTCGGACTTGATATTCTTTTAATCCGAGAAAGCCTTTGGCTTCTCGATAGAAAACTTCCACCCAATTTCGTTGAGAATAGGTGTTGACTATCCATTCTGGAGTGACAACAGATGTAGAAACATTAGTGATAAAATAGTCGATATCAGTGGCATTTGAGAAAGTATCAGCATTCATCACGATAGCTATACTTCGCTGTCCCTCTAGACGTGATATCTCTACAAGTCTTGTTGCTACCCACACTGTTCGGGATTTATCTAATTTGAGTTTAATTTCGCTAAAAGCTTCTTGGGGCAACGTCTGTGCTAATTCATCTAGCCTGATTGTTTGTTGATAATTTCCTTGGTTACTAATTGTGACTTTCCGATTTTTGGCTACTCCTCCTAAATACTTTAAGTTTCGCTTTTCTAGTTCTAATAGGAATGATGTATTGTTACCATATCCCGCATCTACAATTACTATTCCTGGTTGATATCCTCGCTCTCTTGTTTGGTCTATTAACTTAATTGCTATCTCGGTTTTCTTCTCAAATAATGGGTCTTGTTTCCCCTGTGGTAATGAATCAGCGTGCTGATATAACTCTATATCTAATGGTAGGCTTTTTCTGCCATCATATAAATGACTTGTTACCACTACTATTCCATTATCAGTCTTACCGATTTCTCCAATATATTGTCTTCCAACTCCTTCAGTCAAGTTACCACTTTTCCTATGCCCTGAATCATCAATTATCAAGCTAAATCCCCGATTAATTCTAGTTTGACTACACTTGTTCATTACCTCCAAGCGTCTTTCATTCAGCTTTTTAGCCGACCAAGGTGCATCTGTTAAAAAGTGGTGTAATCTATGGTAATTCACCCCTATGGCGTTTCCTGCCATCTGTAACAGGTTTTTTCTCTCACTTTCCCCCAATAATCCCCCTAAATAATGTCTGAACTCCCTTTTTTGCGCTTGATGATTAAATACATCATCAAACCTTTGACACCATTTTTCAAAGCATGGGGGCATGGCTGTGGGAGTTGTCTCTTTCATCAGGCTTATTTTAACGTGAAACCTATGCTATATCTGCATTATAACCTCTTTTGCTCTCTTTTTTTGCTTAAGTCCCGTTAGATACTTGGTCTACATACTCTGCTTGTTGTTGCAAAGTACCATAAGTTTTTAAAATTTCAATTTCTGACTCCAAAGCTTCTATTGCTGTAACATGGTTATTGATGATGCCAACGCTGATGCTATCACTCATGTGGATAGCAATTTCTTCAAATTCTGGCTGTGTACCATCTTCTCTGTAAAAGGATTGCTTCTTTAGCTTAACTGTAGGAGCATAGGCGTTTTCAGGAATATTTCTGTACTCTGCTTCTGCTGTAAAATTGGGATATTTACTTGCCAGTTCTACACCAATACAGTCACCATCAAAATCACGACCTTGGCGTTCTGATTCTGTTTCTGCTGGGTCTATTTCTTCGGTTGCAATCGAGAGTGCTTTGAGTGCGTCAATTCTAGCGAGTATGCGCTTGTGGTCTTCGTCGTTGACTACAATGATACCTTCCAAAGATTTACCATCTGGCCCTAAATAATCTTCAACATATTTATTGAGGGAGACACACAAACCATTGGAATTGAGGAAGGGAGAACGGAAATTCAGGATTTTTTCTCCCTCATTCATCCAAGGAACACAGATTTCACCGTTTTTGAGTTCTTTAGAGGGAATAATCATGCCTCTATCAAAGGTGAGGGTGCGACCAATGGCAATATCTCGCCATTCATTTTGCACAAATCGACTTAGTTCTTGTCTAACTTTCTCAGTTTCCAAAATTTGGGCATGACCGAGTAAGTCTGCCTTGATAATTTTGTACATTAATAAATCATCTTTTTCATATTTAGCATTATCTTCATTCAAATCATCTGTATCTAATTCTTCATCTTGGTTAAGATTAGTGGTGGATAATTTTACTTGTTTTTCAAGTGTTCCATCTGCCACAAGGTCAGCGATAGCTTGTTCTAGGGAAACTTTTTGTTGTTCAGTGAATGCCTTGCGTTTTTCGTACTTTTCGCAATACAATTGTGCAACTTTTCTGGGGTCTTTCTGAATTTCGGTAAGTTCTTGGGCTTGCTTTTCTAGTTCTTCTGCAAAGTCCTTGATACCTTGAGGAAAAGAAGCCAACATCTGAGAAATCGCAGTCTTCCCCTTTTGGGACTGCGATTTTTCACCTAACCAAATAGTTTGATTGTAAAGACCTGGCTTGATTTGCGGTTTAATTGGACTAGAGGGATTATCTTTGTCTGTACCTTTGAAGCTTGACAGGGGAATAATCAGGTCTATTTTGGGTTTGTTATTCGGGTTTGCATACTCTAACTGGGTTAAGTTGTGGGGTCGCAGTGTTCCTTTGCCAAAGCGAAATTTGGTGTCTTCTCCGTCTCCCTCTCTCCATCCAAAACGATGTTGGATTACACGATAACTTTTATCTTGTTCTTCTTGCTTTTTTGTTAGTTTGTTGTACAAGTCAGTCGCAATTTGACCGTAGCAATCTCCAACTAATTTCCAAGCATCTTCCTTATTTAGTATTCCTCCATTTTCTCCAGTGGCATCATCTACTACTAGAATATTCAATCGCTCATTAATTGCATTTTTGCACTCTCCAAGAAATATGGAACCATAAGCACCTCTATCCTTGCGGTCCGGACATAGTTTTTCAACTACTTCCAAACATTCTTGTAGCCCATAAAGTAGTCGTGTTTTAGACGAAAATAGCAGAACATGACTATCTGGATGGTTCTTCAGGTCTTCTGCCTTTGTATGTTCGTCCATTTGCCCAAAGGAGAACTGTTTGTCAGGGAATAAGAATTCTAGCAGCGTGTTATCCAATTTCTCAGTTAGAATTGAGTTGGAATTGCTGGTATCTCCTTGAATATATGACCATTGATTTAATCTGGTGTCAAAGTGCTTGAATGTGAGTGTCATATTCTAATTTATTTGTGGACAAAAAGTTTTTAAATTTGTGAGGGTTTTAATATGTCAAGGTTAAAGCGCTGGCTTTATTTAAATACAAAAAAAGTTAACGCAGACGGCACTTTAAGAGAAGATTATATAAATGAACGATTAGCTAAAGATATCAACCAGGCATCAATTGATGATTATGCTGTGACACTCAAGACAGAATATGAGCGATTAAAGTTATTAGATGAAACAGACCCTGAGTTGTGGGTGGAGTATACTGCTTATGACCTTTTCAGTGAGAAAGATAAAAAGCAGTTTAATCCTGATGGGTCGCTCAAGCCAGAGTATGTGGAATACGCACTTCATCAGCTGCAATTGCGAGAAAGTTATTTGATGGAAATCGAATTTAATAAAAAAAAGGAAGTTGCTGATTTTAATAAAATGTCTGAGGAATGGAAATCTAGGGGTCAAAACTTTGGTGAGTATTTGATGAATTCTCGTCGTAGTGCTGCTCAAAATCGTAGATATAACCTCAAGCAGATGTCTCAAGACATCCGCAACGGTGAAGATATTGACTCTCTTCCACTTGATATTGAACCGGATGATTATT is a genomic window of Fortiea contorta PCC 7126 containing:
- a CDS encoding IS4 family transposase, with the translated sequence MLAILYQKHLKSQLSLAEYLLLKILIHLLQSIKEVTLEKLANALPLGIKFESRRKRIQRFLSLPNLTIEKVWLPIIQELIANYFQNEKIIYIAIDRTNWSRINLLMVSVIWDKRAIPIYFSLLPKLGSSNLTEQQKILSPVIAILKDYKICVLGDREFCSVKLAKYLQSKDVYFCLRLKKNEFVEIKQDMFMELSSLGLTPGVSFFIKGVKVTKTQGFISFNVAGKWQRKINGVAPKEAWFILTNFDTLESAIAAYKKRFDIEEMFRDFKTGGYNLENTNVQGERFISLVLLIAIAYTSATINGQLIKRKGIQKYIARIKERSRSQRRHSSFYIGLYGQTWVHFKDSCIDLVTQLMRINRNKWKHYQQGLRAMKLIESIL
- a CDS encoding IS701 family transposase — its product is MKETTPTAMPPCFEKWCQRFDDVFNHQAQKREFRHYLGGLLGESERKNLLQMAGNAIGVNYHRLHHFLTDAPWSAKKLNERRLEVMNKCSQTRINRGFSLIIDDSGHRKSGNLTEGVGRQYIGEIGKTDNGIVVVTSHLYDGRKSLPLDIELYQHADSLPQGKQDPLFEKKTEIAIKLIDQTRERGYQPGIVIVDAGYGNNTSFLLELEKRNLKYLGGVAKNRKVTISNQGNYQQTIRLDELAQTLPQEAFSEIKLKLDKSRTVWVATRLVEISRLEGQRSIAIVMNADTFSNATDIDYFITNVSTSVVTPEWIVNTYSQRNWVEVFYREAKGFLGLKEYQVRDKTSLIRHFILVFCAYTFILWHQLTGGLRRRWATKPLNTFTDALEAFRTAISFRFFEWLTINRDVFASHKASFGFIWA